In Streptomyces liangshanensis, the DNA window CTCGCACTCCGAGGCCTGGCGGCACAGGTTGGCCTCGACCTTGGAGAGCAGCCTGGCCAGCTCCGCGCGCTCGCCCTCGTCCAGGCCGGCCAGCGTGTGGTCCTCCAGCTCGCTCCACGCGTCCTTGACCTGTGAGGCCAGCGCGCAACTCTCGCGGGTCGACTCGACCAGGACCGCCCGCCGGTCCAGGGGGTCGGACGTCCGGGTCACGTAACCGGCCTGGTCCAGACGCTGGAGCATCTTCGTGACCGTCGACGGATCCAGGTCCATCGCCTTGATCAGCTCCGCCTGGCGCACCGCACCCTCGTTCCACAGGTGCATCATCAGGAACTCCTGGCCCGGATAGAGCCCGGTGCGGTGCAGCAGCTTGCCCGCCGCGATGCGGTGCAGGCGGGAGATCCGGGACAGCGCGTTGCTGACCGGGCTGCCGCGCATCCCACTGGGGGCGTCGTGCGCACCGCCGGGCACCGCGGCCGTGACGCCGCCCGAAGCGGGCCCGTCACCACCAGAACCGGGCGCTGCGCCCGTACACGCGGGGTCGTCGGAAGTCATGTCCTCCAGCTTAGCTTGGTCGGCCAAGGAATGAGCTAGAGTGACACGCGGTTGTTTACTTGGCCGACCACATACCGTGCCGTCGGCCCACCGCGCCCTTGGAGTCCTCATGACCACCGCGTTCGACCCGATCGACCTCTCGGGTAGGCAGCTCGCCAACCGCATCGCCCTGGCGCCCATGACCCGGAGCCGTTCGTACGGCCCCAGTCACGCGCCCACCGACGCTGTCGCCGAGTACTACGGCCAGCGGGCCTCGGCCGGTCTGGTGATCACCGAGGGCATCCAGCCCTCCGTCGTCGGGCAGGGCTACCCGGACACCCCCGGACTGCACAGCGCGGAGCAGATCGCGGGCTGGCGCAAGGTCACCGACGCCGTGCACGCCAAGGGCGGCACGATCTTCGCGCAGGTCATGCACGCCGGCCGGATCGGCCACCCCGACCTGCTGCCGGACGGCCTGATCCCGGTCGCCCCGTCCCCGATCGCCGCGAAGGGGCAGGTCTACCTGCACGACGGCCCGAAGGACTTCGTCACGCCCCACGAGCTGACCTCCGACGAGATACGCGCGACGATCGGCGACTTCGTCACGGCGGCCCGCAACGCGATCGACGCCGGTTTCGACGGGGTGGAGCTGCACGGCGCCAACGGCTACCTGATCCACCAGTTCCTGGCGGACACGACCAACGCGCGCACCGACGAGTGGGGCGGTTCCGTCGAGGGCCGTACGCGCTTCGCGGTCGAGGTCGCGCGCGCCGTCGTCGCCGAGATCGGCGCCGACCGCACCGCGATCCGCATCTCGCCCGGAAACCCGCTGAACGACATCGGCGCCGAGTCCGGACTGGAGGACACCTACACGGCGTTGGTCCAGCAGTTCGAGACGCTCGGCCTCGCGTACGTGCATGTGGTCGAGTACAGCCGCGAGTTGACGCTCGTGCTGCGCAAGCACTTCTCCGGGACGCTCGTCCTCAACGCCAAGACCGAGGGACCCACCAGCCCCGAGGAGCTCAAGCTGATCGAGGACGGCGTCGCCGACCTCGTCTCCTTCGGCCAGCTCTTCCTGGCCAACCCGGACCTCCCGGCCCGGCTGAAGGCCGGCGGCCCGTACAACACCCCCGACCCGTCCACGTTCTTCGGCGGTACGGAGAAGGGCTTCACGGACTACCCGGCGCTGGCGGTCTGACCGCAAGGGCCGACATGGCTCGGGTACGGGAGGGGGCGGGGGCGGTCGTCGTGACCGGCCCCGCCCCCTCCCGTACTCACCAGGACCAGGACTCCCCGGCGCTCACCAGGTCTCCTCGACCGCCCGCGCCGCCGCCTCCAGGCACACCTTGACCCCGCTCTCCGCGAGCGCCGCGCCCAGCGCGAGGAGCGACTTCCGTACGGCGTCCTCGGTCGCGTCGGGGCCGTAGTGGTTCACGCGGACCATCTCCGACGCGAGCGCGCCACCCCCCGCGACCAGCGGAAGCGACGCGTCCGAGGCGAGCGCCTTGGCCACCACCTCCGCCGCGTCGACCCCGGCGGGCACCCGGATCGTGGTGGCCACCGGAGCGGCCGCCGCGTCCTCGCCCACGAACGGCACGACCCCGCCGCCCAGCGCCCGCGCACCCGCGCGCGCCGCCCGCGACGCCGCCGCGTGCCGGGCCGTCACCGCGCCGAGGCCGTCCTCCTCGATGCGCTCCACGGCCGCCTCCAGCGCCAGCATCTCCAACTGGGCGGGCGCGTGGGGGAGCGCGCGCCGGCCGGTGTCGATCCAGCGCTCCTTCCAGTCGAGGAGCGAGAGGTACGAGTGCCGCGGCGCGCGCGGATTCGCGGCGAACCGCTGCCAGGCGCGCTCGCTCACCGACACCACCGACACCCCGGCCGGCCCGCCCATCGCCTTCTGCGCGCCGATCACGCACAGGTCCACGCCCCAGGCGTCCGGGAGCAGCGGTTCCGCCGCCACCGACGCGACCGCGTCGAGCATGAGGAGAGCTCCGTGCGCCCGGACGACCTCGCCGATCTCCGCGACCGGGTTGGTGTTGCCGGTCGCCGCCTCGGCGTGCACCAGCGACACGAAGTCGGTCTCCGGGTGGGCGGCGAGCGCCTGCTCGACCTGCGCCGCGGTGACCGCCGTGTCGAAGGGCACCGCCAGGTCCACGACCTTCGCGCCGCAGTCGCGCAGCCAGTTCCCGAAGGTCTGGCCGTACGGTCCCGTCACCACGTTCAGCGCGGTCGAATCCGGCCGCGCGCCGCCGCGGATACACGCCTCCAGGGGGAGCAGGGCCTCGCCCTGCATGATCACGACGTCGTTGTCCGTCGCGAGGAGGGCGGCGACCCGCCGCTCGATGGTGGCGAAGTGCGCGGCGGTCAGCGGGGCGAGGCCCAGCAGCGGATGTGTCACGGGGGGCTCTCTCGGCAGGGGACGCGGAGGTTCTGTTCGACCCCACCGAGGATACTCACCGCTCCGCGTGGCCTCCTGATCGTCCTCGTGCGGGGCTTCCCCGGGGCGTGATCGCCCCAGTGCGGGGCCGACCGGCGCGTGATCACGCCCACGCGGGGCTGACCGGCGCGTGATCGCGCTCGTACAGTGCTGTCCATGCTGTCCATGAGTGATCACGCGGTGCTGCGGGTGAAGGGGCGGGTGCTCGTCGGCCCCGAGGAGGTCAGGGACGAACTGTGGGTGGTCGGCGGCCGCGTCACCTACACCCGGCCGCCCGGCGCCCGGGACGTCCGTACGGTCACGGGCTGGGTCCTCCCCGGGCTGGTCGACGCCCACTGCCATGTCGGGCTCGACCACCACGGCGCGGTCGACGCGGCGACCAGCGAGAAGCAGGCACTCGGCGACCGGGACGCGGGCACGCTGCTGCTCAGGGACGCCGGGTCGCCGGCGGACACGCGGTGGATCGACGACCGGGAGGACCTGCCCAAGATCATCCGGGCGGGCCGGCACATCGCGCGGACCCGGCGGTACATCCGTAACTTCGCGTACGAGATCGAGCCCGACGACCTCGTCGCGTACGTCGCTCAGGAGGCCCGGCGCGGGGACGGCTGGGTCAAGCTCGTCGGCGACTGGATCGACCGGGAGGAGGGCGACCTCACCGCGTGCTGGCCGCGCGGGGCGGTGGAGGCGGCGATCGCGGAGGCGCACCGGCTGGGCGCCCGCGTCACCGCGCACTGCTTCGCCGAGGTCGCGCTGCGGGAGCTGGTCGAGGCGGGCATCGACTGCGTCGAGCACGCGACGGGGCTCACCGAGGACACGATCCCGCTGTTCGCCGAGCGGGGGGTCGCGATCGTGCCGACCCTGGTCAACATCGCCACGTTCCCGCAGCTCGCGGCGGGCGGCGCGGGGAAGTTCCCCCGCTGGTCGGCGCACCTGAACCGGCTCTACGAGCGGCGGTACGACACCGTCCGCGCGGCGTACGACGCCGGCATCCCCGTCTTCGTGGGTACGGACGCGGGCGGCGCCCTCGCGCACGGCCTCGCCGCGGCGGAGGTCGCCGAACTCGTGACGGCCGGCATCCCGCCGCTGGACGCGCTCTCCGCGACGACGTGGGCCGCCCGCAGGTGGCTGGGCCGTCCCGCCCTGGACGAGGGGGCGCCCGCGGATCTGGTGGTCTACGACGAGGATCCGCGCGCGGACGTACGGGTGCTGGCCGCGCCGCGGGTGATCGTGCTGAACGGGCGTGTGGTCGGCTGACGGCTTCACCGGGGCGCCGGGTTGACGGAGCGTGACGTGCGGCTCGGCGTCTCGTTGAAGCACTTCACGTGGTCCGCGCTCCGGTGCGACCGGCGCACCACCCTGACCGTGTCATATGCGGCGTGGCGGGGAACGCGTGCGCCAGCGGAATCGAACCTTCTGCCGGAAACCCCCCTTTGGGGTGAACTCACCCCAGGTGTCTGTCAGTTCACTCTCAGTGCGTAAAGATTCCGGTGTCTCAGTCGCCGCCGCCGCGTGTCCCCGTGTCGGTGAACCGGCGACACCATGTCTCTTGTGGGGGTTCCACCCTTGAACAGCAACACCTTCCGCATGCCCGCACGCCGTCGCGCCGCGGTGGCGGTCGCCGCCGCGCTGACCGCCGGTCCCGTCCTCCTGGCCGCTCCCGCGCAGGCCACGGGCGTCATCGACGGCGAGGGCCGGGCGACCGCGGTGGTCCTGCGGACCGGGCTCGACGTGTCCCTGCTCAACAAGACGGTCAACGTGCCGCTGCGGGCCGCGCTCAACGACGTGAAGGCCCCCGCCGACGCGGACCGGACGACGCTGACGGTCGAGCTGGAGGGGGTCGAGGGCGGGAAGCCGGTCGACGTCCTGCGCGCCGACGTCGCCACGTCACGGGCCACGGTCGACGACCGCAAGGCGGAGGGGTACGCGAACCTCGCCCGCGCGAAGGTGCACGTCCCCGGGCTGCCGCTGCTCCCGCTGATCGAGGTCGAGCAGGTCACGTCCAGGGCGGTCTGCGAGACGGGGAAGCGGCCGGTGGCCGAATCCAACGTGCTGGGTTCCGTGACGGTCCTCGGCAAGCGCGTCACCCTGTCCGCGGGCGGCCCGACGCGCGTCGACGTCCCCGGCGTCGGCAAGGTGACGCTGGACCTGTCGGAGAAGAGGACGACGTCCCGTACGGCGGCGGCGGTGGCGCTCCGCCTCCAGGTGGCGGTCAACCCGCTGAACCTGAACGTCGCGGACGTCCAGGGCGAGGTGACCCTGGCGGAGGCGACGTGCCGCTCGCCCAAGGCGAAGGCGGAGCCGTCCCCCTCCCAGGCGCCCGCGAAGCCCACCCCGAAGCCGGACGTGAAGCCGCAGACGGAACACCTGGCGGAAACCGGCGGCAGCTCGACGACCCCGTACCTGGCAGGCGGGGCGGTCCTCCTGCTGGCCCTGGGCGCGGGCGGACTGGCCCTGGCACGGTCGCGCCGCCGGTAACAGGGGCGGCGGTCCCCCGATCCGAAGCGGCGCCCGCGGGCCTCACGGGCCGGTGAGGCCCGCGAAGTCAGAAACCGGGCCGCGGGGGAATGTCCGATCGCACGAGGCGGACTCGCGCGGCTGGTATGTGGCCGGGCAGGTAGAGGAATCCGTTGCCGTTGTCGATGAGCAACTCCTCGTCGATGCCGTCCACGGACCACAGATCGACCGGCCCGCCGGTGTTGTTGATCTGGAGGAAGAAGTCCGCTGTCTCCTCGCCCGGGCAGACGAAGATCCCCTCCACCTCGGGCCGGCGGCTGCCGGCGATTCCCGGTGCGGCGCCCATCCGGGTCCAATCCAGGCCGTGTTGTGCGATCGACCGCCGGTTGCGCACGGACGAAACGTGGAAGAAGTTCTGCGTATCGAACACGCCAGGAGTATAGGAGGCGGTGAGGCTTCCTCCCCGGGGCGAGGCGGCCGGCTCCAGGGGGGATGAGAAGGATGGAACGACGAGCGAGAGCGGTCGTCACGGGATCGGCGCTGTTTGCCCTTTCCCTTCTCGGCGCGGGATGTACCCCCGGTCCGAAAGGTGTTCTCGCCGTCGAGCGGACGGCGGACGGGGAGGTCGGTCTGCTCGTCGCGGAGTGCCCCGGCTACCAGGCCCGCATCTTCTCCGTCCTGGCCGACGACGAGGGTGAAGCCTTGCTGAGCTGGGCTGTGTTCAACCTGAGTCGGACGAAGTCCCTCGGCGGTGTACGGCTCTTCGCACCCGCGCCCGAGGGGTGGGAGACGGACAGGGACAACCTGAAGAAGCTGGCCGAAGGTGTGCCGTACGTCGCGAAGGTCGACGGGTCGGTACGCGAGCGGGGGCTCGACGGCAGGGTCGCCTTCACCCTCGACGACCTCGACGGCGTCAAGAAAGGCCAGGTACTGATCGCGGACGGCGACGGTGCCAAGGCCGTGGATCGCGAGGACTTCCTCCGGCCCGACTCGGACCGGTGCGAACCCTGACCGCTTTGTCACGGTGACATGGCTCGACGAGGGTCCCCGCTTCCCAGCGGGGACCCTCGTCGAGCCATGTCACCCCGTGAGGCGACGACCTCCCGCTACGCTCCCGTTGCCACCAACGCCTGGTCCAAGGCCTGGAGGAAGCGGTTGGTGGTGGCGCGGTCCCGGACCGCCACGCGCAGCCACCTCTCGTCCAGGCCCGGGAACGTGTCCCCCCGCCGCGCCGCGAACCCCAGGGAGCGCAGGCGGGTGCGGACCGCGTCCGCGCGGTCCGTCCGGAGCAGGACGAACGGCGCGGTCGCCGCCGGGACGACCCGTACCTCCTCGAACTCCGCCAGCCCCGCGAGCAGGTGCCGGCGCTCCACGGCGATCAGGCACGCCGCCTCCTCCGCCTCCGCCAGCGCCGAGGGCGTCATGCACGCCTCCGCCGCCGCCAGCGCGGGCGTCGACACCGGCCACAGCGGCTGCGCCCGCTCCAGCGCCGCGACGGTGTCCGGCGCGGCCAGGACGTACCCGACCCGCAGCCCCGCCAGGCCCCAGGTCTTCGTGAGGCTGCGGATCACGACCAGGCCCGGCACGTCCACGCGCCCGGCCAGCGCCTCCGGCTCGCCCGGCACCGCGTCCATGAATGCCTCGTCCACGACCAGCGTCCGCCCCGGCCGGGCCAGTGACGCGATCGTCGCGGCCGGGTGGAGCACGGACGTCGGGTTCGTGGGATTGCCCAGGACCACCAGGTCCGCGTCCTCCGGGACGGCCGCCGGATCGAGCAGGAAGCCGTCCGACGCGCGGAGCAGGACCCGCCGTACGGTGTGCCCCGCGTCCCGCAGCGCCGCCTCCGGCTCGGTGAACTGCGGGTGCACGACCACCGGCCGCCGCACCGGCAGCGCCCGGGCCAGCAGGACGAACGCCTCCGCCGCCCCCGCCGTCAGCAGCACCCGCTCCACCGGCAGCCCGTGCCGCGCCGCGACCGCCGCGCGGGCCGCCCGCCCGTCGGGGTAGGCGGCGAGCCCGGTCATCGAGTCGGCGATCCGGGCGCGCAGCCACGCCGGGGGAGTGCCGGCCCGGACGTTGACCGCGAGGTCGACGAGCGCGCCGGAGCAGTCCCGTACCTCGGCGTCGCCGTGATGCCCGAGGTCATGGAGGTCAGCGCGCGTAGACATGGCTGCCACAGGCCTGCTCGTCGCCGTGCAGAGAGGGGTCGGCGGGTATGGGGGTCACCGGGCTCCTTCCGAGTGCCACCGGGTCCGCCGGGGGCGTCAGGACGCGCCCCGCGGAGTACCGCGTGGCCGCTGTTGTCTACCGTCTGCACCTGCGTCGTGTCCAGGCCATCCCGTTACACCCGGCCCGTCGGCACGGGCCACCGCGCACGTCGCGGAGGCGGGCCGGCCCGCGGGCCGGGAGGCGCGTTTCGGTACGAGCAGCTCACCGCCGCGGGCCAGCGCCGCGGCCTCCGCGACGGACGGGGTGCCGAGGGCGGCGAGCGCCGCGGCGGACGGGTTCGGTACGGCGACGTCCGCGAGGAAGGCCGCCGCGTACCCCCGTACCGGCACTCCGAGGCGCGCCGCCGCGGCCGTGATCCCGGTCTCACCGGCGCGGGTGTCGACGGTGGCCAGTTCCACGACGTCGCCCGCCGCGAGCCCGGCGTCCCGCAGGGTTTCCGCGATCAGGCGCAGGATTTCGCCAGCCGCGACGCCCGGCCGGGCCCCGACGCCGACCACCAGCGGAGACCCCGGATGTGCGCCGGAGGGCCCTGATCGGCTAAGCAGGGGCCCATGGCGGTCTTCGTCGCGCTCGGCGCGTTCCTCATGACCCTCTTCGGAGGCTGGACGGCGCAACGCGTCACCGACCGCCGGCACCTGGTGCTGGGCCTGGCGGGCGGGCTGATGCTGGGGGTGGTCGGGCTCGACCTGCTGCCGGAGGCGATGCACGCGGCGGGCCAAGAGGTCTTCGGCGTCCCGCAGGCGCTGCTGCTGTTCGTGGGCGGTTTCCTCGTCGCCCATCTGGTGGAACGACTGCTGGCCGTCCGCCAGGCGTCCCACGGCGCGGACCCGAAGGAGAGCGAGGCGCTCGACGGCCACGACGGCCATGCCCACGCCCACGAGCGCGTGCCGCAGGTCGGGCTGACGGCCGCCGCGGCGATGGTCGGTCACAGCCTGATGGACGGCATCGCGCTGGGCGCGGCCTTCCAGATCGGCGGGGGCATGGGCGCGGCGGTCGCGCTCGCCGTCGTCGCCCACGACTTCGCCGACGGCTTCAACACGTACACGCTGACCAGTCTGTACGGGAACGACCGCCGCAAGGCGGTCATGATGCTCGTCGCGGACGCCGTCGCGCCGGTGGTCGGCGCCGCGTCCACGCTGCTGTTCACGCTCCCCGAGGAACTGCTCGGCAGCTACCTCGGGTTCTTCGGCGGCGCCCTGCTCTACCTGGCCGCCGCCGAGATCCTGCCCGAGGCGCACCACGAGCATCCGGCGCGCTCCACGGTGCTGTGCACGGTGGTGGGGGTCGCGTTCATCTGGCTGGTGGTGGGCATCGCGGGCTGAGCGGTACGTCACGCCGCCCGCCCCGCCGCCGGCCCCGCCCGCCACCCCGCGCACCCCGCCGTACGTCATCCCGCGCACCGCTCCACGAACCGCCGCGCCATCAGCGGTGTCGCCGCCCAGTGCGTGTGCAGGTAGCTGGCGTGCACTCCTTGTTGTACGAAGCCCTCCAGCCGCCGTTCCGGGTGGACCACGCCCCAGGCGGGCGCCGCGCCCGCGCCCGGCTCCAGGACCGTGCGGTGGAACTCGTGCCCCCGTACCCGCGTCCCCGCGACGGCCAGCGCGCTGTCGCCGACCGCCACCGCCTCCCGGTAGCCGAGCGTCAGCCGTCCCGACATCCGCCCGTCGGCGTCCAGCACCCCGCACATCGGCTTCCCGTCCAGCGACCGCGCGAGGTACAGCAGGCCCGCGCACTCCGCCGCCACCGGCGCCCCGGACAGGGCCAGCTCCGAAACGGCCTTGCGCAGCGGCTCGTTGGCCGACAGCTCCGGCGCGTACACCTCGGGGAAGCCACCACCGATCACCAACCCGCTCGTCCCGTCGGGCAGTTGTTCGTCCCGCAGCGGATCGAAGGGGACGACGTCCGCGCCGGCCGCCGCGAGCAGCTCGGTGTGTTCGGCGTACGAGAACGTGAACGCGGACCCGGCGGCCACCGCCACCACCGGCCGGGAGCCGACCGGTTCGGCCTCCGGGGACCACGGGGTCACGTCCAGCGCGGGCGCGCTGCGCGCCAGGCCCAGCAGCGCCTCCAGGTCGCACCCCGCCCGCACCCGCCCGGCCAGCTCGCGCATCGATTCCACCGCGTCCGCGCGGCGTTCGGCGACGGGCACCAGGCCGAGGTGGCGGGAGGGCGTGCTGACCTGCTCGGTCCGCCGGAGCACCCCCATCACCGGCACGCCCGACCCGTCCAGCGCCTCGCGCAGCAGCAGTTCGTGCCGGTCCGAGGCGACCTTGTTGAGGATCACCCCGCCGATCCGCACCTCCGGGTCCCACGACGCGAAGCCGTGCACCAGCGCCGCCACCGAGCGGGACTGCGACGAGGCGTCCACCACCAGCACCACCGGGGCGCGCAGCAGCTTCGACACCTGGGCGGTGGAGGCGAGTTCGCCCTGCCCGGACGCGCCGTCGTAGAGGCCCATCACCCCTTCGACGATCGCCAGGTCGCACCCCGCCGCGCCGTGCGCGAACAGCGGCCCGATCAGGCCCGTACCGCTCATGTACGCGTCGAGGTTGCGCCCCGGCCGCCCGGAGCCGCCCGCCGAGACGGCGAGCGTGTGATAGCCGGGGTCGATGTAGTCGGGCCCCACCTTGTGCGGGGACACGGCGAGCCCGCGCTCGGAGAAGGCCGCCATCAGCCCGGTCGCGACCGTCGTCTTCCCGCTGCCCGACGACGGCGCGGCGATCACCAGGCGGGGGACACTCACCACTCGATGCCCCTCTGGCCCTTCTGTCCCGCGTCCATCGGGTGCTTGACCTTGGTCATCTCGGTGACGAGATCCGCGAACTCCACCAGTTTCTCGGGGGCGTTGCGGCCGGTGATGACCACGTGCTGGGTGCCGGGACGGTCGCGCAGCACCTCGATGACCTCGTCCGTGTCCACCCACCCCCAGTGCAGCGGGTACATGAACTCGTCGAGCACGTACAGCTTGTGGGTCTCGTTCGCCAGGTCGCGCTTGACCTGTTCCCACCCCTCGCGCGCCGCCTCCTCGTTGGAGAGCTGGCTGTCGCGCTGCACCCACGACCAGCCCTCGCCCATCTTGTGCCAGGCGACGGAACCGCCCTCGCCGCTCGCCCCCAGCACCTTGAGCGCCTGCTCCTCCCCGACCTTCCACTTCGCCGACTTCACGAACTGGAACACCCCGATCGGCCACCCCTGCGTCCACGCGCGCAGCGCCAGGCCGAACGCCGCCGTCGACTTGCCCTTGCCCACGCCGGTGTGGACGAGGACGAGCGGGCGGTTGCGGCGCTGGCGGGTGGTGAGTCCGTCGTCCGGTACGGTCTCCGGCTGTCCCTGCGGCATTACGCGGCCCTCCGTCGGTTGCCCTGCACGCCCTGCGTGCCGTGTGCGCCCTGTGCGCCCTGCACGTCCCTGACCAGCCCCGCGATGCTGTCGGCGCGCAGCTCGTCCAGGGTGATGCACGTGCCTTCCAGGTCGCCGGCGAGTGTCCCGGCGAGCCCGAGTCGTACGATGCCCGACTCGCAGTCCACGACCACCGAGGCCGTCCCCTCCGACGCGTGCAGCCGCGCGGCGCGCGCCGCGAGCGCGACCGGATCGGCGCCGCCCGTCGCCCGGCCGTCGGTCACCACGACGAGCAGCGGCCGGCGCGCGGGATCCCGCAGCCGCTCGACCCGCAGCACGTCGTGGGCCTTCAACAGCCCGGCGGCCAGGGGAGTCCGGCCCCCGGTCGGCAGCGACTCCAGGCGGGCCGCGGCCGCGTCCACGGACGACGTGGGAGGCAGCGCCACCTCGGCGTCCTTGCCCCGGAAGGTCACCAGCCCGACCTTGTCCCGGCGTTGGTAGGCGTCCAGCAGCAGCGAGAGCACCGCGCCCTTCACCGCGCTCATCCGCCGCTTGGCGGCCATGGACCCGGAGGCGTCGACCACGAACAGCACGAGGTTGCCCTCACGCCCCTCGCGGGTCGCCTGCCGCAGGTCGTCCTTGCGGATCACCAGGCCGGTCCCGCTGCGGCCCCGGGCCCGCTGGTGCGGGGCGGCGGCCTGCACGGTCGCGGCGAGGTGCAGCTTGGTCAGCGCGCCCCGGGGCCGCCGGGACCCGGTGGTCCTGCCGTGTTCGGTCCGCGCGCGCGAGCGCCGCCCGGCGGCGCCCTCGCCGAGGCCGGGGACGCTGAGCGTCTTCGTACGGTACGGCTCACCGGCCTGTACGGCGGCCTGCTCACCGCCGCCCGGGCCCCCGGTCCCGGGGCGGGGCGACTCCCCGGGCGCGTCGCCCTCCCCGGACCCGGAGTCCTCCGGCGCGTCGGAACCGCTGTCGGGGGCCGGACCGCCGCCGCCGTCCCCGGGGCCGCCGCCGTCCCCCGGCCCGTCGGGCTCGGGATCGTCGTCCTCGCCCTTGAACTCCTCCAGCGTGTCGTCGAGTTTGTCCTCGTCCAGCCCCGGCGCGTCGAACGGGTTGCGCCGCCGCCGGTGCGGCAACGCGAGCAGCGCCGCCTGCCGGACGTCCTCCGCGAGCACGTCCGTACGCCCGGCCCACGCGGCCAGCGCCGTCGCGGTCCGCGCCATCACGATGTCGGCGCGCATCCCGTCCACCTCGAACGCGGCGCACGTCGCGGCTATCTGCAGCAGCGCCGCGTCGCCGAGCCGTACCTCGGGCAGCAGGGCCCGCGCGGTCACGATCCGCTCGCGCAGCGCGGTCTCCTCCCCGGCCCAGCGCGCCGCGAACCCGGCCGGGTCGTCGTCGTACGCGAGCCGCCGCCGTACGACCTCGACCCGCGACTCGGGCTCCCGGGACGCGGCGACCTCCACGGTCAGCCCGAACCGGTCGAGCAACTGCGGCCGCAGCTCCCCCTCTTCGGGGTTCATCGTCCCGACGAGCAGGAAGCGCGCAGCGTGCCGTACCGAGACCCCCTCGCGCTCGACGTACGAGGCGCCCATCGCGGCGGCGTCCAGCAGCAGGTCGACCAGGTGGTCGTGGAGGAGGTTGACCTCGTCCACGTACAGCACCCCGCGGTGCGCGTCGGCGAGGAGCCCCGGCTCGAAGGCCTTCACGCCCTCCGACAGGGCCCGTTCGATGTCGAGCGCCCCGACGAGCCGGTCCTCCGAGGCCCCGACGGGCAGCTCGACCATCCGCGCGGGCCGGGGGGTGCCCGGACCGCTCTCGTGCGGGCCGTCCGGGCACCGCGGGTCGGGCGAGGCGGGATCGCAGCTGAACCGGCAGCCCGCCACCACGTCGACCTCGGGCATCAGCGCGGACAGCGCCCGCACGGCGGTGCTCTTCGCGGTGCCCTTCTCCCCACGGACCAGCACTCCACCGACCGCGGGACTGACGGCGTTGAGGAGCAGCGCGAGCCGCAGATCGTCCATTCCCACCACGGCGGTGAACGGAAAGGGGGTACTCATAGGGCTCCTTCGCGTGCGATCGGTATGGGCCGGGCTGCCGGCCGGGTCAGGACGAGGGACGCCGGACCCGGGCCGGACGGCGTCATGGCGCACCGGGCGGGACGAACGGCAGCCCCCCGGGGGCGCCCTCCTCGATCAGCCGCCACAGCGCGTCCGTGTCCGCGTGTTCCTCCACCAGGTCTCCCAGCAGGTCGAGCTGCTCCTCCCGCAGCGCCCCGAAGCTCGTGTCCGGCGCCGGTACGAACCGGCGCCCCGCCTCGCGCGCGACCTCCGTGAGGAAGCGCCGCCGGAACGCGTCGTTCTCCAGCACCCCGTGCCAGTGCGTCCCCCGCACCGACCCCACCCGGCACCCGTCCAGCGCCGTGCCGCCCGCGTCGGAGACGAAGGCGGAGCCGCCGTCGACCTCCGCGACGCCGTGGTGGATCTCGTACCCCTCCACGGACTCGCCGAGGGCCACGCCCACCGGCCGCCCCAGCGTCTTCGCGCGCGCGAACCGCACCCGTACCGGCAGCAGTCCGAGCCCGGCCACGACCCCCGCCCGCGACTCCACCTCGTCGTCGATCAGCTCGCCCAGCACCTGGTAGCCGCCGCAGACGCCCAGCACGGGACGGCCCTCCGCCGCCCGGCGGGCCAGCGCGTCCGCGAGGCCGCGCTCCCGCAGCCAGGCCAGGGCGCCCACCGTGCCGCGCGTGCCGGGCACGACCACCAGGTCCGCGTCCGCCACCTCCTCGGCCCGGTCCACGAACCGCACGACCACGCCCGGTTCGGCCGCCAGCGCGTCCACGTCGGTGAAGTTGGACATCAGCGGTACGGCGCACACGGCGACCCGCAGGACGTCCTCGCCGTACGGGGCGGACGCCGCGGACTCCCGTACCGCGCCGCGCAGCGACACCCGCAGCCCGTCCTCCTCGTCG includes these proteins:
- the cobO gene encoding cob(I)yrinic acid a,c-diamide adenosyltransferase, giving the protein MPQGQPETVPDDGLTTRQRRNRPLVLVHTGVGKGKSTAAFGLALRAWTQGWPIGVFQFVKSAKWKVGEEQALKVLGASGEGGSVAWHKMGEGWSWVQRDSQLSNEEAAREGWEQVKRDLANETHKLYVLDEFMYPLHWGWVDTDEVIEVLRDRPGTQHVVITGRNAPEKLVEFADLVTEMTKVKHPMDAGQKGQRGIEW
- a CDS encoding cobyrinate a,c-diamide synthase, yielding MVSVPRLVIAAPSSGSGKTTVATGLMAAFSERGLAVSPHKVGPDYIDPGYHTLAVSAGGSGRPGRNLDAYMSGTGLIGPLFAHGAAGCDLAIVEGVMGLYDGASGQGELASTAQVSKLLRAPVVLVVDASSQSRSVAALVHGFASWDPEVRIGGVILNKVASDRHELLLREALDGSGVPVMGVLRRTEQVSTPSRHLGLVPVAERRADAVESMRELAGRVRAGCDLEALLGLARSAPALDVTPWSPEAEPVGSRPVVAVAAGSAFTFSYAEHTELLAAAGADVVPFDPLRDEQLPDGTSGLVIGGGFPEVYAPELSANEPLRKAVSELALSGAPVAAECAGLLYLARSLDGKPMCGVLDADGRMSGRLTLGYREAVAVGDSALAVAGTRVRGHEFHRTVLEPGAGAAPAWGVVHPERRLEGFVQQGVHASYLHTHWAATPLMARRFVERCAG
- a CDS encoding ZIP family metal transporter, yielding MAVFVALGAFLMTLFGGWTAQRVTDRRHLVLGLAGGLMLGVVGLDLLPEAMHAAGQEVFGVPQALLLFVGGFLVAHLVERLLAVRQASHGADPKESEALDGHDGHAHAHERVPQVGLTAAAAMVGHSLMDGIALGAAFQIGGGMGAAVALAVVAHDFADGFNTYTLTSLYGNDRRKAVMMLVADAVAPVVGAASTLLFTLPEELLGSYLGFFGGALLYLAAAEILPEAHHEHPARSTVLCTVVGVAFIWLVVGIAG
- the cobC gene encoding Rv2231c family pyridoxal phosphate-dependent protein CobC, with the translated sequence MAAMSTRADLHDLGHHGDAEVRDCSGALVDLAVNVRAGTPPAWLRARIADSMTGLAAYPDGRAARAAVAARHGLPVERVLLTAGAAEAFVLLARALPVRRPVVVHPQFTEPEAALRDAGHTVRRVLLRASDGFLLDPAAVPEDADLVVLGNPTNPTSVLHPAATIASLARPGRTLVVDEAFMDAVPGEPEALAGRVDVPGLVVIRSLTKTWGLAGLRVGYVLAAPDTVAALERAQPLWPVSTPALAAAEACMTPSALAEAEEAACLIAVERRHLLAGLAEFEEVRVVPAATAPFVLLRTDRADAVRTRLRSLGFAARRGDTFPGLDERWLRVAVRDRATTNRFLQALDQALVATGA
- a CDS encoding cobalamin biosynthesis protein; the encoded protein is MVGVGARPGVAAGEILRLIAETLRDAGLAAGDVVELATVDTRAGETGITAAAARLGVPVRGYAAAFLADVAVPNPSAAALAALGTPSVAEAAALARGGELLVPKRASRPAGRPASATCAVARADGPGVTGWPGHDAGADGRQQRPRGTPRGAS